The following coding sequences lie in one Methanopyrus sp. SNP6 genomic window:
- a CDS encoding Ni/Fe hydrogenase subunit alpha, producing the protein MVMEIEAIRIATGAPGDLYMVAEIAEGEVVNAEVCSSTTPVSWETLVLEKPVEFAVVAAERVCASCDASLGLAVAEAAEAALDVEIQDEAERAREILNMANIVRAHATVLARTDFINVKKPAYDLVKAAKDIMHAVGGKPDHPPAVTVGGMNIERLPVNRIESVAKDAADVADRLEDEVGFEVDRAEEGINVETEEVPTGLKVSDTYKGDIDPDKVEVLMPDEFYRMRTTLKIANNVVARYDGEPVLVGPYARVRRVENPLDLYTVRAEEIARMLDGIANATSGLDPTGNFRTDVELGSGVGTAAVEAPEGTLIVSLELRAGRVDKALMLTPCNFKVAAVVEMVRGLTVDGAETVLRAVGLSGRCLTH; encoded by the coding sequence ATGGTCATGGAGATCGAGGCGATCCGTATCGCAACGGGAGCTCCTGGCGATCTGTATATGGTGGCAGAAATCGCGGAGGGCGAGGTTGTAAACGCCGAAGTGTGCTCTAGTACGACACCAGTCTCCTGGGAGACGCTCGTCCTCGAGAAGCCCGTGGAGTTCGCCGTGGTAGCAGCCGAACGAGTATGCGCCAGCTGTGACGCGAGTCTAGGGCTCGCCGTAGCCGAGGCGGCCGAGGCGGCTCTTGACGTCGAGATCCAGGACGAAGCAGAGCGAGCGCGTGAGATTCTGAACATGGCTAACATCGTCAGGGCACACGCCACCGTGCTGGCGAGGACCGACTTCATCAACGTGAAGAAGCCAGCATACGACCTGGTAAAGGCAGCGAAAGACATCATGCATGCCGTCGGAGGAAAGCCAGATCACCCACCGGCCGTGACCGTAGGAGGTATGAACATCGAAAGGCTACCCGTAAACAGGATTGAATCCGTAGCCAAAGATGCCGCCGATGTAGCAGACAGGCTCGAAGACGAGGTCGGATTCGAGGTAGATCGGGCGGAGGAAGGTATCAATGTGGAGACTGAAGAGGTACCGACGGGACTGAAGGTTTCGGATACATACAAGGGCGACATAGATCCAGACAAGGTCGAGGTTCTAATGCCGGACGAGTTCTACCGGATGAGAACCACCCTGAAGATAGCGAACAACGTCGTCGCCAGGTATGACGGGGAACCCGTCCTCGTCGGTCCTTACGCCCGAGTAAGGAGAGTGGAGAACCCGCTAGACCTCTACACCGTCAGGGCCGAGGAAATAGCGAGGATGCTCGACGGTATCGCAAACGCCACATCCGGGCTAGACCCGACCGGGAACTTCCGAACGGACGTCGAGCTCGGCTCGGGAGTGGGTACGGCGGCCGTGGAGGCACCAGAAGGTACTCTGATCGTCTCGCTGGAACTACGGGCGGGGCGCGTGGATAAAGCCCTGATGCTAACACCATGCAACTTCAAGGTTGCGGCGGTCGTGGAGATGGTACGCGGCCTGACGGTTGACGGGGCTGAAACCGTTCTGCGCGCGGTCGGCCTCTCCGGTAGATGTCTTACTCACTAG
- a CDS encoding DUF166 domain-containing protein produces the protein MRFAALYSHPFGKRMIANLLNEPGHCRACGPACDGCKYDMYSLVDSLVTVERIPKPEELPSFIDEPKNYLPEIPPVDVLVVIGLHPDLLVALPRVYKIKALIVPVEEPDWIDPWIEEKLREVCEGDGVELTVARPGCDLEPSGPVTEAFCDAGMIGKPKLFMKVEDGVVTDVNVVRSAPCGCTWFVAKRLVGVDADPEEVKATVSETHHSYPCTASMEVDKHVGDTLLHVAGRLHIKAALRALEEAIDTDT, from the coding sequence TTGCGCTTCGCCGCGCTCTACTCACATCCGTTCGGTAAGAGGATGATAGCCAATCTACTGAACGAACCCGGTCACTGCAGAGCTTGCGGGCCTGCATGCGACGGATGCAAGTACGACATGTACTCCCTCGTCGACTCCCTTGTCACCGTTGAGAGGATACCTAAACCGGAGGAGTTACCATCGTTCATCGACGAGCCAAAGAACTACCTCCCAGAAATACCACCAGTAGATGTTCTTGTGGTGATCGGATTGCACCCAGACCTCCTTGTAGCGTTACCCAGAGTGTACAAAATCAAGGCACTGATAGTACCCGTCGAGGAACCCGATTGGATCGACCCGTGGATCGAGGAGAAACTACGAGAGGTGTGCGAAGGAGACGGCGTGGAGCTCACCGTGGCGAGGCCAGGGTGCGACCTGGAACCGTCGGGTCCCGTAACCGAGGCGTTCTGCGACGCGGGCATGATCGGGAAGCCTAAGCTGTTTATGAAGGTCGAGGACGGCGTCGTGACCGACGTCAACGTAGTACGATCGGCGCCATGCGGTTGCACGTGGTTCGTGGCCAAACGACTGGTCGGTGTGGACGCTGATCCCGAAGAGGTGAAGGCTACAGTTTCCGAGACGCACCACTCGTACCCCTGCACGGCTTCGATGGAGGTCGACAAGCACGTCGGGGACACCCTGCTCCACGTAGCGGGACGGTTGCACATCAAGGCGGCTCTCCGAGCGCTCGAAGAAGCGATAGATACCGACACCTGA
- the cooS gene encoding anaerobic carbon-monoxide dehydrogenase catalytic subunit, whose amino-acid sequence MEEKKPSCPYTDEVVCELVEHAKELNEEIPSVETPHIRWPVQFPKCPYGKQGVWCNICSNGPCRITEKTPRGVCGATADVIVARNFLRHVAAGAACYLHCLENAARALKSVADEESPYEIADEKALRHAAEVYGLDASGKPEDVAEEIAEFILEDIYRPRYEESEVFKAVVPDWRIEMYEEMGLIPGGAKSEVHDALVKTSTNLNSDPLDMLLHVLRLGLITGPVSLFGVETINDILFGSPRITQTEGGPGILDPDYVNIMTTGHQMSLMKYLTDAAERLEEEAKAAGAKGIRIIGATCVGDDFEARADHLPDTYAGFAGNNFATEALAATGLVDAIVSEFNCTFPGLKFYGEKLDVELIAVDDVAKVWGAKLILWDPERAEEVAEEAVRRAIEAFKERRSKHEDKILEPEHKHENVVGFGYFSIEEAVGWENVLKLIEEGTIRGVCAIVGCTNLSSGGHNVPAVELAKEMIKRDVLVLGAGCVNGAFANAGMFNPKAAELAGDNLRKVCEELNIPPVLHYGPCLAIGKVEHLVFEIAEILREKTGEEIDIPDVPAVASAPQWLEEQALADASSALALGITLHVSPVPPVTGSELVTKTLLEDLPDLTGGELIVETDMRRAGKTLADKIEEKRKRLGI is encoded by the coding sequence GTGGAAGAGAAGAAACCTTCGTGTCCGTACACTGATGAAGTCGTATGCGAACTGGTCGAGCACGCGAAGGAGCTGAATGAGGAGATACCGAGTGTAGAGACCCCACATATCCGATGGCCAGTTCAGTTCCCGAAATGCCCGTATGGCAAGCAGGGCGTTTGGTGTAACATCTGCTCGAACGGCCCGTGCCGGATCACGGAGAAGACGCCACGAGGTGTCTGCGGAGCGACGGCGGACGTGATCGTAGCACGGAACTTCTTGCGTCACGTCGCCGCCGGAGCCGCCTGCTACTTACACTGCCTGGAAAACGCCGCCAGGGCCTTAAAGTCCGTAGCGGACGAGGAATCCCCTTACGAGATCGCGGACGAGAAGGCGCTGAGGCACGCTGCCGAAGTTTACGGTCTAGATGCATCAGGTAAACCGGAAGACGTGGCCGAAGAGATCGCGGAGTTCATCCTCGAGGACATTTACAGGCCGAGATACGAGGAATCGGAAGTGTTCAAGGCGGTTGTGCCGGATTGGCGTATCGAGATGTATGAAGAAATGGGTCTAATTCCGGGCGGAGCTAAGTCGGAGGTACACGACGCACTCGTCAAGACAAGTACGAACCTCAACTCAGATCCCTTAGACATGCTCCTCCACGTGCTGCGGCTGGGACTGATCACCGGACCTGTTTCGCTCTTCGGAGTGGAGACGATCAACGATATCCTCTTCGGTAGCCCGAGGATCACGCAAACGGAGGGTGGTCCCGGAATATTGGATCCGGACTATGTCAACATCATGACCACCGGTCACCAGATGTCTCTCATGAAATACCTAACGGACGCCGCCGAGAGGCTGGAAGAAGAGGCCAAGGCGGCAGGCGCTAAAGGCATCAGGATCATCGGTGCGACGTGCGTCGGTGACGATTTCGAGGCACGTGCCGACCACCTACCGGACACGTACGCGGGTTTCGCGGGCAACAATTTCGCTACGGAGGCACTCGCAGCGACGGGTCTCGTGGACGCGATCGTGAGCGAGTTTAACTGCACGTTCCCAGGTCTGAAGTTCTACGGTGAAAAGCTGGACGTTGAGCTGATCGCAGTCGACGACGTGGCTAAGGTGTGGGGAGCAAAGCTGATCTTATGGGACCCGGAGCGTGCCGAAGAGGTCGCGGAGGAGGCCGTCCGGAGAGCTATAGAGGCGTTCAAGGAGCGGAGGTCGAAGCACGAAGATAAGATCCTAGAGCCGGAGCATAAGCACGAGAACGTGGTCGGGTTCGGATACTTCTCGATCGAGGAGGCGGTAGGTTGGGAGAACGTTCTCAAGCTGATCGAAGAGGGCACCATCCGCGGAGTGTGCGCCATCGTGGGTTGTACGAACCTCTCCAGCGGCGGCCACAACGTGCCGGCGGTCGAACTCGCAAAGGAGATGATCAAGCGCGACGTGCTCGTGCTCGGTGCAGGTTGTGTGAACGGAGCGTTCGCCAATGCTGGAATGTTCAACCCTAAGGCAGCCGAGCTGGCCGGTGATAACCTCAGGAAGGTGTGCGAGGAGTTGAATATTCCACCGGTACTGCATTACGGCCCGTGTTTAGCGATCGGTAAAGTCGAGCATCTCGTTTTCGAGATCGCAGAGATACTTCGAGAGAAAACAGGTGAGGAAATCGACATACCGGACGTACCCGCCGTTGCGAGTGCGCCGCAGTGGCTCGAGGAGCAAGCCCTAGCGGACGCGTCCTCGGCCCTAGCTCTAGGTATCACGCTGCACGTGAGCCCAGTGCCGCCAGTGACCGGTAGCGAACTGGTTACGAAGACGTTGCTGGAAGACCTACCGGACCTCACCGGCGGCGAGCTGATTGTAGAGACGGACATGAGACGGGCCGGAAAGACCCTAGCCGATAAGATCGAAGAAAAGCGGAAACGGCTCGGTATCTAG